A section of the Stenotrophomonas sp. 364 genome encodes:
- a CDS encoding YdcH family protein: MFEGQPQSEIDARRKRDPEFKALYERHQKLNKKCMDAQLGVLPIDDLTLGQMKREKLLAKQKLERMYDSPMH; this comes from the coding sequence ATGTTTGAAGGTCAGCCCCAGAGCGAGATCGACGCACGCCGCAAGCGTGATCCGGAATTCAAGGCACTTTACGAACGGCACCAGAAGTTGAACAAAAAGTGCATGGATGCCCAACTCGGTGTACTGCCGATAGACGATCTCACCTTGGGCCAGATGAAGCGTGAGAAGCTGCTGGCCAAGCAGAAGCTGGAACGGATGTACGACTCCCCCATGCATTGA
- a CDS encoding DUF4398 domain-containing protein — MACTFALAGAAQAQDGALELMQARQAVDKATQADADQYAPDLIAVARQGLEQAQRAAGDRRERKNAPALAVRATVDADLARARSEEATATAQLQLRRNEVTQLQRQLATGENR, encoded by the coding sequence ATGGCGTGCACATTCGCGCTCGCAGGCGCCGCCCAGGCCCAGGACGGCGCCCTGGAACTGATGCAGGCCCGGCAGGCGGTGGACAAGGCCACCCAGGCCGATGCCGACCAGTACGCCCCGGACCTGATCGCCGTGGCCCGCCAAGGCCTGGAACAGGCCCAGCGCGCCGCCGGCGACCGCCGCGAGCGCAAGAACGCCCCGGCTCTGGCCGTGCGCGCCACCGTGGATGCCGACCTGGCCCGCGCCCGCAGCGAAGAAGCCACCGCCACCGCCCAGCTGCAGCTGCGTCGCAATGAAGTGACCCAGCTGCAACGCCAGCTCGCCACCGGGGAGAACCGTTGA